Proteins encoded by one window of Sphaerodactylus townsendi isolate TG3544 linkage group LG02, MPM_Stown_v2.3, whole genome shotgun sequence:
- the LARGE2 gene encoding xylosyl- and glucuronyltransferase LARGE2: protein MTFATIMLCHWRGRLKVLLIPLMLVFLISWLCFLLGNLEYGSSLLSSPCFGEQPKRYLDHEALVSQVRKVEEENQLLRLQLIQSQAQEGTDSDQQVSSFVKDQDVLGDKRSNRTGCPKQRVVQKCELIHVAIVCAGYNASRDVVTLVKSILFHRKNPLHFHLITDLVAQQILRTLFQSWMVPSVHVSFYNADDLKSEVSWIPNKHYSGIYGLMKLTLTKALPSNLSKVIVLDTDITFATDIAELWAVLGKFSDKQMIGLVENQSDWYLGNLWKNHKPWPALGRGFNTGVILLLLDRLRRIGWEQMWRLTAERELMSMLSTSLADQDIFNAVIKQSPTLVYQLPCFWNVQLSDHTRSEQCYTEVSDLKVIHWNSPKKLRVKNKHVEFFRNLYLTFLEYDGNLLRRELFGCANLPSLSSGQLQQALEELDEDDPCYDFRRQSLIQHRVHLFFLQYEFPALTDAADVTLVAQLSMDRLQMLEAICKHWIGPISLALYMSDAEAQQFLRYAQASEVLSSRRNVAYHIVYKEGQFYPVNFLRNIALKNAQTPYVFLTDIDFLPMYGLYDYLRTSILQLELPQRKAALIVPAFETLHYRLTFPKSKAELLSMLDMGSLYTFRYHVWPQGHAPTDYAKWRTATVPYHVEWQPHFEPYVVVRRDCPLYDQRFVGFGWNKVSHVMELDVQEYEFLVLPNAFIIHMPHAPSFEISKFRLSSSYRECLETLREEFHQDLSRKYGAAALKYLTAERNL, encoded by the exons ATGACCTTTGCCACCATCATGCTGTGTCACTGGAGGGGAAGGCTGAAAGTGTTGCTTATTCCTCTGATGCTGGTATTCCTCATCTCATGGCTGTGTTTCCTTTTGGGCAATCTGGAAT ATGGGTCTTCCCTCCTGTCCTCCCCTTGCTTTGGGGAACAGCCAAAGCGGTATCTTGACCATGAGGCTTTGGTGTCTCAGGTGAGGAAAGTTGAAGAGGAAAACCAGCTCTTGCGGCTGCAACTCATCCAGTCTCAGGCTCAAGAAGGAACTGACAGCGACCAGCAGGTGTCATCTTTTGTAAAAGACCAGGATGTTCTTGGTGACAAAAGGAGCAACCGCACTGGCTGTCCCAAGCAGAGGGTGGTCCAAAAGTGTGAG CTCATCCATGTTGCAATTGTGTGTGCTGGATACAATGCAAGTCGAGATGTAGTCACCTTGGTGAAATCCATCCTCTTCCACAG GAAGAACCCTCTCCACTTCCATCTCATTACTGACCTTGTGGCGCAGCAGATCCTTCGGACCCTGTTCCAGTCCTGGATGGTGCCCTCTGTTCATGTTAGCTTCTACAATGCTGATGATTTGAAG TCAGAAGTGTCCTGGATCCCTAACAAACACTACTCAGGGATTTATGGGCTGATGAAGCTGACTCTCACCAAggcactaccctccaacctctcCAAGGTCATTGTCTTGGACACAGATATCACCTTTGCAACTGACATTGCTGAATTGTGGGCTGTGTTGGGGAAGTTCTCAG ACAAACAGATGATTGGGCTGGTGGAAAACCAAAGTGATTGGTACCTTGGAAATCTCTGGAAGAATCATAAACCATGGCCAGCATTGGGACGTGGCTTTAACACGG GAGTGATCCTCTTGCTGCTGGACCGCCTGCGCCGAATTGGCTGGGAACAGATGTGGCGCCTCACAGCAGAACGGGAACTCATGAGCATGCTGTCTACCTCTCTGGCAGATCAG GACATCTTTAATGCAGTGATTAAGCAGAGCCCGACACTTGTGTATCAGCTCCCTTGCTTTTGGAATGTGCAGCTCTCTGACCATACCCGCTCAGAACAGTGCTACACAGAGGTGTCTGATCTCAAG GTGATTCACTGGAACTCTCCCAAGAAGTTGAGGGTGAAAAATAAGCATGTGGAGTTCTTTCGGAACCTTTACCTAACCTTTCTGGAATATGATGGCAACTTGCTGCGCAGAGAACTCTTTGGCTGTGCCAATCTGCCTAGTTTGTCCAGCGGCCAG CTCCAGCAGGCCCTGGAAGAGCTGGATGAAGATGATCCTTGCTATGACTTTCGGAGGCAGAGCCTTATCCAGCACCGCGTGCACCTCTTCTTTCTCCAGTATGAGTTCCCAGCCTTGACTGATGCAGCTGATGTAACCCTTGTAGCTCAGCTGTCTATGGACAG GTTACAGATGTTGGAGGCCATTTGCAAACACTGGATTGGCCCTATCAGCCTGGCATTGTACATGTCTGATGCGGAGGCCCAGCAATTCCTGCGCTATGCCCAGGCCTCAGAGGTGCTGAGTAGCCGCAGAAATGTTGCCTATCACATTGTGTACAAGGAAGGGCAGTTTTACCCAGTCAACTTCTTGCGCAACATAGCATTGAAGAATGCCCAGACTCCTTATGTCTTCCTGACAGACATTGACTTCCTGCCTATGTATGGCCTCTATGATTACCTCAG GACCTCCATCTTGCAACTGGAGCTGCCCCAGAGGAAGGCAGCCCTAATTGTGCCTGCATTTGAAACTCTACACTATCGCCTCACCTTCCCCAAATCCAAAGCGGAGCTGCTCTCCATGCTGGACATGGGCTCCCTCTATACCTTCAG GTACCATGTGTGGCCACAGGGCCATGCCCCAACAGACTATGCCAAGTGGCGAACAGCCACAGTGCCATATCATGTAGAGTGGCAGCCACACTTTGAGCCTTACGTTGTAGTAAGGCGTGACTGCCCTTTGTATGACCAGAGATTTGTTGGCTTCGGCTGGAACAAAGTGTCCCATGTGATGGAACTTGATGTCCAG GAGTACGAGTTTCTGGTGCTTCCTAATGCCTTCATCATCCACATGCCTCATGCCCCCAGCTTTGAGATCTCCAAATTCCGACTGAGCTCCAGCTACCGGGAATGTCTGGAAACTCTGAGGGAAGAGTTCCATCAGGACCTGTCACGAAAGTATGGTGCTGCTGCACTGAAATACCTCACTGCTGAGAGGAATCTATGA